The genomic DNA GGCCACATCGTATTCCCGACGGAGCACCTCTATGATCCTGTCAAGCTGGGAGATAGGTGTCGAAAGATCGGCGTCTATGAAGAGAATCAGATCCCCTCGGGCCGAGAGAACGCCGCTCCCAACG from Candidatus Poribacteria bacterium includes the following:
- a CDS encoding glycosyltransferase; this encodes MAEGDNDLCWRVGSGVLSARGDLILFIDADLSTPISQLDRIIEVLRREYDVAVGSRSGGEG